From a single Micromonospora sp. WMMD1102 genomic region:
- a CDS encoding HNH endonuclease, with protein MDVLVINADLGPLHRVSLRHAVRMLVRRVAEVHEAVPDRLIGVYPVPTVVRLVRYVVTRWRFSSGPAWSRSGVLTRDGRRCGYCGGHASTVDHILPRSRGGRNTWTNTVASCDGCNQRKADRTPAEAGMVLRSAATVPSWAALTRR; from the coding sequence GTGGACGTCCTGGTCATCAACGCCGACCTCGGCCCGCTCCACCGGGTCAGTCTCCGGCACGCCGTACGGATGCTGGTCCGGCGGGTCGCCGAGGTGCACGAGGCCGTACCGGACCGGCTGATCGGGGTGTACCCGGTGCCGACCGTCGTCCGGCTGGTCAGGTACGTCGTCACCAGGTGGCGGTTCAGCTCGGGGCCGGCCTGGTCCCGGTCGGGCGTGCTCACCCGGGACGGCCGCCGGTGCGGCTACTGCGGGGGCCACGCCAGCACCGTCGACCACATCCTGCCCCGCTCCCGCGGTGGCCGGAACACCTGGACCAACACCGTCGCGTCCTGCGACGGCTGCAATCAGCGCAAGGCCGACCGCACCCCCGCCGAGGCGGGCATGGTGCTGCGGTCGGCGGCGACGGTCCCGAGTTGGGCCGCGCTGACCCGGCGCTGA